In a genomic window of Streptomyces noursei ATCC 11455:
- a CDS encoding SpoIIE family protein phosphatase, which produces MTEHPTSHETRQSAPTAASSASPAAGTAGTAPLGGVPDPRSALQQPVGTGHDPAPGTGFAVRGGDDNGLGGATGTSAATASAGPPAGQGDAEPAADHGPAGDGARAYGAARAPRDSSYGGYTGSYGGSYDPYGEVAMPAEGRPDTESGTERAAVRAGRPVAQGAVDRAGAPEPDEEPGHAQPRHGGEGVGRPREGEGAACAHGGEPGAGGLPPGPPGARGGGRSGPADAELPPPAGPPHPPVVPPARSAHPGESSEVTAARQASGDRLRFIGAATRRIARGIDLDEIVLGLCRATVPTFADAILVYLRDPLPVGDERPTGPVVLRLRRTDRIPEEPDTNGLRLPVLPAQPDLGPAMGGSAAELAEVRPGGPLAEVLRGVRPLFGEAQAARTALPELLGPDTRLPGGHRVILAPLRGRRRVIGAAVFLRRPDRPAFEPDDLLVAAQLATHTALGVDKAVLYGREAYIADALQRTMLPDSLPQPTGVRLASRYLPAAETARVGGDWYDAIPLPGSRVALVVGDVMGHSMTSAAIMGQLRTTAQTLAGLDLPPQEVLHHLDEQAQRLGSDRMATCLYAVYDPVAHRIIVANAGHPPPVMLHRGGRAEVLRVPPGAPIGVGGVDFEAVELDAPAGATLVLYTDGLVESRIRDVWTGIEQLRERLAETARLTGPNPPPLEPLCDEVLDMLGPGDRDDDIALLAARFDGIAPSDVAYWYLDPKAQTAGQARRLARRALARWGLDELSDQLELLVSEVVTNAVRYAERPVTLRLLRTDVLRCEVGDDVPQLPRLRQARPSDEGGRGLYLVNRMARRWGATRLSMGKVVWFELSMPPGTRR; this is translated from the coding sequence GTGACGGAGCATCCCACCTCCCACGAAACGCGGCAGTCGGCCCCGACCGCCGCGTCCTCGGCATCCCCTGCTGCGGGGACGGCCGGGACGGCGCCGCTCGGCGGCGTACCCGACCCGCGCAGCGCCCTCCAGCAGCCCGTCGGCACCGGCCACGATCCGGCGCCGGGTACGGGGTTCGCCGTGCGCGGGGGTGACGACAACGGCCTCGGCGGCGCGACCGGCACGTCGGCCGCCACGGCCTCCGCGGGGCCGCCGGCCGGGCAGGGGGACGCCGAGCCGGCAGCCGACCACGGCCCGGCCGGTGACGGCGCACGGGCGTACGGCGCCGCCCGCGCGCCCCGCGACAGTTCCTACGGTGGATACACCGGGTCGTACGGGGGCTCGTACGACCCGTACGGGGAGGTGGCCATGCCCGCGGAGGGACGGCCGGATACGGAGTCGGGCACGGAGCGCGCGGCGGTACGCGCGGGCCGGCCGGTGGCGCAGGGCGCGGTGGATCGCGCCGGGGCGCCGGAGCCGGACGAGGAGCCGGGGCATGCACAGCCGCGCCACGGCGGTGAGGGTGTCGGGCGGCCCCGCGAGGGCGAAGGGGCGGCCTGCGCGCACGGCGGTGAGCCGGGCGCGGGCGGGCTGCCGCCGGGGCCGCCGGGTGCCCGGGGCGGCGGGCGATCCGGTCCGGCCGATGCGGAGTTGCCGCCTCCGGCGGGGCCGCCGCACCCGCCCGTGGTGCCGCCCGCGCGGTCGGCGCACCCCGGCGAGAGCAGCGAGGTGACCGCGGCGCGGCAGGCGAGCGGCGACCGGCTGCGGTTCATCGGGGCGGCGACCCGGCGGATCGCCCGCGGCATCGACCTCGACGAGATCGTGCTGGGGCTGTGCCGGGCGACGGTGCCGACCTTCGCCGACGCGATCCTGGTCTATCTGCGCGATCCGCTGCCGGTGGGCGACGAGCGGCCGACCGGCCCGGTGGTGCTGCGGCTGCGCCGTACCGACCGGATCCCGGAGGAGCCGGACACCAACGGGCTGCGGCTGCCGGTGCTGCCCGCGCAGCCGGATCTGGGTCCGGCGATGGGCGGCAGCGCCGCGGAGCTGGCCGAGGTGCGGCCGGGCGGTCCGCTGGCGGAGGTGCTGCGCGGGGTCCGGCCGCTGTTCGGCGAGGCGCAGGCGGCGCGGACCGCGCTGCCGGAGCTGCTGGGTCCGGACACCCGGCTGCCGGGCGGCCACCGGGTGATCCTGGCGCCGCTGCGCGGGCGCCGGCGGGTGATCGGCGCGGCGGTGTTCCTGCGCCGCCCGGACCGGCCGGCGTTCGAGCCGGACGACCTGCTGGTGGCGGCGCAGCTGGCCACCCACACCGCGCTGGGCGTGGACAAGGCGGTGCTCTACGGCCGCGAGGCGTACATCGCCGACGCCCTGCAGCGCACCATGCTGCCGGACTCGCTGCCGCAGCCCACCGGCGTGCGGCTGGCCAGCCGCTATCTGCCGGCCGCGGAGACCGCCCGGGTCGGTGGCGACTGGTACGACGCGATCCCGCTGCCGGGCAGCCGGGTGGCGCTGGTGGTCGGCGACGTGATGGGTCACTCGATGACGTCGGCCGCGATCATGGGTCAGCTGCGGACCACCGCGCAGACCCTGGCGGGGCTGGACCTGCCGCCGCAGGAGGTGCTGCACCACCTCGACGAGCAGGCCCAGCGGCTGGGCTCGGACCGGATGGCGACCTGCCTGTACGCGGTCTACGACCCGGTGGCGCACCGGATCATCGTCGCCAACGCCGGGCATCCGCCGCCGGTGATGCTGCACCGCGGCGGGCGCGCGGAGGTGCTGCGGGTGCCGCCGGGCGCGCCGATCGGCGTCGGCGGGGTGGACTTCGAGGCGGTGGAGCTGGACGCCCCGGCGGGCGCCACGCTGGTGCTGTACACCGACGGCCTGGTGGAGTCGCGGATCCGGGACGTGTGGACCGGCATCGAGCAGCTGCGCGAGCGGCTGGCCGAGACGGCCCGGCTGACCGGGCCCAATCCGCCGCCGCTGGAGCCGCTGTGCGACGAGGTGTTGGACATGCTCGGGCCCGGCGACCGCGATGACGACATCGCGCTGCTGGCGGCCCGGTTCGACGGGATCGCACCGAGCGACGTGGCGTACTGGTACCTCGATCCGAAGGCGCAGACGGCCGGGCAGGCGCGCCGGCTGGCCCGGCGGGCGCTGGCCCGCTGGGGCCTGGACGAGCTGTCCGACCAGCTGGAGCTGCTGGTCAGCGAGGTGGTGACCAATGCGGTGCGGTACGCCGAGCGGCCGGTGACGCTGCGGCTGCTGCGCACCGACGTGCTGCGCTGCGAGGTCGGGGACGATGTGCCGCAGCTCCCGCGGCTGCGGCAGGCCCGGCCGTCCGACGAGGGCGGGCGGGGGCTGTACCTGGTCAACCGGATGGCCCGGCGGTGGGGCGCGACCCGGCTGAGCATGGGCAAGGTCGTCTGGTTCGAGCTGTCGATGCCACCGGGGACGCGGCGCTGA
- a CDS encoding ABC transporter ATP-binding protein, giving the protein MTPAGSLLEARALHKAYGPTPALDGADFSIHPGEVVAVMGPSGSGKSTLLHCLAGIIRPDSGTVRYGTHTLTELSDARCSALRRTDFGFVFQFGQLVPELSALENVALPLRLNGTKRKDAERQARDWLTRLEVDGVAAKRPGEISGGQGQRVAVARALAARPRVIFADEPTGALDSLNGERVMGLLTDAARDTEAAVVLVTHESRVAAYADREVVVRDGIARETVGAA; this is encoded by the coding sequence ATGACCCCGGCCGGTTCCCTGCTCGAAGCCCGCGCGCTGCACAAGGCGTACGGCCCGACACCCGCACTCGACGGCGCGGACTTCTCCATCCACCCCGGTGAGGTGGTCGCCGTCATGGGCCCCTCCGGCTCCGGCAAGTCCACGCTGCTGCACTGCCTCGCCGGGATCATCCGCCCCGACTCCGGCACCGTCCGGTACGGGACGCACACCCTGACCGAGCTCAGTGACGCGCGGTGCAGCGCGCTGCGCCGCACCGACTTCGGGTTCGTCTTCCAATTCGGCCAGCTCGTACCGGAGTTGTCCGCCCTGGAGAACGTCGCGCTGCCGCTGCGACTGAACGGCACCAAGCGCAAGGACGCCGAGCGGCAGGCCCGCGACTGGCTGACGCGCCTGGAGGTCGACGGGGTCGCGGCCAAGCGGCCCGGGGAGATCTCCGGCGGCCAGGGCCAGCGGGTCGCGGTCGCCCGCGCACTGGCCGCCCGACCGCGGGTGATCTTCGCCGACGAACCCACCGGCGCCCTGGACTCCCTCAACGGCGAGCGCGTGATGGGCCTGCTGACCGACGCCGCCCGGGACACCGAAGCGGCCGTGGTGCTGGTCACCCACGAGTCGCGGGTCGCCGCGTACGCCGACCGCGAGGTCGTGGTGCGGGACGGCATCGCCCGGGAGACGGTGGGCGCGGCGTGA
- a CDS encoding SPFH domain-containing protein has translation MTDTTPATPTPAASTDAPEMPAPQVRERAAHSIPGGLALLLTVLGVALGVVVIIVGAVLGDAGHGAVAVPLVLVGILLLVGSLFCMTGVKMVAPGEARVIQLFGRYVGTIRTDGLRWVNPLTSARRISTRVRNHETSVLKVNDAYGNPIELAAIVVWKVEDTAQALFEVDDFLEFVATQTEAAVRHIAIEYPYDAHDEGDLSLRGNAEEITEKLAAELTARVQAAGVQIIETRFSHLAYAPEIASAMLQRQQAGAVVAARQQIVEGAVGMVESALERINEQGIVELDEERKAAMVSNLMVVLCGDRAAQPVLNTGSLYQ, from the coding sequence ATGACCGATACGACACCCGCCACCCCGACACCCGCCGCCTCCACGGACGCCCCGGAGATGCCGGCGCCGCAGGTCCGCGAGCGTGCCGCGCACAGCATTCCGGGCGGACTGGCCCTGCTGCTGACCGTCCTGGGCGTCGCCCTCGGCGTCGTCGTGATCATCGTCGGTGCCGTCCTGGGCGACGCCGGCCACGGTGCGGTCGCCGTCCCCCTGGTGCTCGTCGGGATCCTGCTCCTGGTCGGCTCGCTCTTCTGCATGACCGGCGTGAAGATGGTCGCGCCCGGCGAGGCCCGGGTGATCCAGCTCTTCGGGCGGTACGTCGGCACCATCCGCACCGACGGCCTGCGGTGGGTCAACCCGCTCACCTCGGCCCGCAGGATCTCCACCCGGGTCCGCAACCACGAGACCTCGGTCCTCAAGGTCAACGACGCCTACGGCAACCCGATCGAACTGGCCGCGATCGTCGTGTGGAAGGTCGAGGACACCGCCCAGGCGCTCTTCGAGGTCGACGACTTCCTGGAGTTCGTCGCCACCCAGACCGAGGCGGCCGTCCGGCACATCGCCATCGAGTACCCCTACGACGCGCACGACGAGGGCGACCTCTCGCTGCGCGGCAACGCCGAGGAGATCACCGAGAAGCTCGCCGCGGAGCTGACCGCCCGGGTCCAGGCCGCCGGCGTGCAGATCATCGAGACCCGCTTCAGCCACCTCGCCTACGCCCCGGAGATCGCCTCCGCGATGCTCCAGCGCCAGCAGGCCGGCGCGGTCGTCGCGGCCCGCCAGCAGATCGTCGAGGGCGCGGTGGGCATGGTCGAGTCGGCCCTGGAGCGCATCAACGAGCAGGGCATCGTCGAGCTGGACGAGGAGCGCAAGGCCGCCATGGTCAGCAATCTGATGGTGGTGCTGTGCGGCGACCGTGCCGCCCAGCCGGTCCTGAACACGGGCTCGCTCTACCAGTGA
- a CDS encoding ABC transporter ATP-binding protein — protein MTPEGSLLAAEGLRKAYGSTPALDGADFSIHPGEVVAVMGPSGSGKSTLLHCLAGIIHPDSGTVRYGTHTLTELTDAQRSALRRTDFGFVFQFGQLVPELTCLENVALPLRLNGTKRKDAERQARDWLEQLEVDGVDGQRPGEISGGQGQRVAVARALATRPRVIFADEPTGALDSLNGERVLTLLTNAARDTNAAVVLVTHEARVAAYSDREIVVRDGRVKDMAGRI, from the coding sequence ATGACGCCCGAGGGATCCCTGCTCGCCGCCGAGGGGCTGCGCAAGGCGTACGGCTCCACGCCCGCGCTGGACGGCGCGGACTTCTCCATCCACCCCGGTGAGGTGGTCGCCGTCATGGGCCCCTCCGGCTCCGGCAAGTCCACGCTGCTGCACTGCCTCGCCGGGATCATCCACCCCGACTCCGGCACCGTCCGCTACGGCACACACACCCTGACCGAGCTGACCGACGCCCAGCGCAGCGCACTGCGCCGCACCGACTTCGGGTTCGTCTTCCAATTCGGCCAGCTCGTACCGGAGTTGACGTGCCTGGAGAACGTCGCGCTGCCGCTGCGACTGAACGGCACCAAGCGCAAGGACGCCGAGCGGCAGGCCCGCGACTGGCTGGAGCAGCTGGAGGTCGACGGCGTGGACGGGCAGCGTCCCGGAGAGATCTCCGGCGGCCAGGGCCAGCGGGTCGCGGTCGCCCGCGCGCTGGCCACCCGACCGCGGGTGATCTTCGCCGACGAACCCACCGGCGCCCTGGACTCCCTCAACGGCGAGCGGGTGCTGACGCTGCTGACCAACGCCGCCCGGGACACCAATGCGGCCGTGGTGCTGGTCACCCACGAGGCCCGGGTCGCCGCCTACTCCGACCGGGAGATCGTCGTCCGGGACGGCCGGGTGAAGGACATGGCGGGCCGGATATGA
- a CDS encoding transglycosylase domain-containing protein, giving the protein MGRANARRARQGGARQAGKNEKKSGIRRFFTWKKILGTVLGFCLLGILGFIGLYLYVDVPAGNKEAKLQSNVFKYADGSVMARVGQVNRETVPLSRIPKEVQHTFVAAENKTFYNDSGVDLKGTLRGVINTLSGKGKQGGSTITQQYVKNYYLSQEQTVSRKLQEIVISLKVDQKFSKDDILAGYINTSFYGRGAYGIQAAAQAYYGVDSDKLTVAQGAYLASLLQAPNQYDWAIASDAGKQRVQERWAYTLDNMVEMKWLTPEERAKQKFPVPQPPKPLPGLTGQASYIIDAAKKELFAQGVDENEFEAGGWTVTLGIDKKRQKSLEGAVKQKLTDDLKPDSRSVDRDAQLGAASVDPKTGYVVALYGGAGYPKHYTNNATRSDYQPASTFKPIILASAMENHAATQSGVPITPNAIYDGRNRRPVVGGTKPFAPPNEDEHTYGRITVQTATNNSVNSVFAQMGADVGLDQVKKTAVSLGMNGAKMDVQPAMTLGTMGASPLQMAGAYATFDNHGTKVTPTMVVKAVHTQDGVDKEVKLKDPIGDQVLSRTTADTITSVLTGVVDDGTASEAVKNTSYKAAGKTGTSDDNKSAWFVGYTPKLVTAVGMFGESPNGGKQVTLKGTGGGGRVNGGGYPARVWADYTQDAVGDGAGGDFSLETDMGAAVPPPSTPTPTPSAPVTPTPTPTRTPSGPPTPTGTPSDSVTGRPTDRPTPPTGGTAGGPPNGGTTGNGGTTGNGGTTGTGGTTGNGGTTGNGGTTGTPGGANGAGGNTVPNFGN; this is encoded by the coding sequence ATGGGCCGAGCGAACGCGAGGCGGGCGCGGCAGGGCGGCGCCCGCCAGGCCGGAAAGAACGAGAAGAAGTCCGGCATACGCCGCTTCTTCACCTGGAAGAAGATCCTCGGGACCGTCCTCGGCTTCTGCCTGTTGGGCATCCTCGGCTTCATCGGGCTCTACCTCTACGTGGACGTCCCGGCCGGCAACAAGGAAGCCAAGCTCCAGAGCAACGTCTTCAAGTACGCGGACGGCTCGGTCATGGCGCGGGTCGGCCAGGTCAACCGCGAGACCGTCCCGCTGAGCCGGATACCCAAGGAAGTCCAGCACACCTTCGTCGCCGCCGAGAACAAGACGTTCTACAACGACTCCGGCGTGGACCTGAAGGGCACCCTCCGCGGCGTCATCAACACCCTGAGCGGCAAGGGCAAGCAGGGTGGCTCCACGATCACTCAGCAGTACGTCAAGAACTACTACCTGAGCCAGGAGCAGACGGTCTCCCGCAAGCTCCAGGAGATCGTCATCTCCCTCAAGGTGGACCAGAAGTTCTCCAAGGACGACATCCTCGCCGGTTACATCAACACCAGCTTCTACGGCCGCGGCGCCTACGGCATCCAGGCCGCCGCGCAGGCGTACTACGGCGTGGACTCCGACAAGCTCACCGTCGCGCAGGGCGCCTACCTCGCCTCGCTGCTGCAGGCGCCCAACCAGTACGACTGGGCCATCGCCTCCGACGCCGGCAAGCAGCGGGTCCAGGAGCGCTGGGCGTACACGCTCGACAACATGGTCGAGATGAAGTGGCTCACGCCCGAGGAGCGCGCCAAGCAGAAGTTCCCGGTGCCCCAGCCGCCCAAGCCGCTGCCCGGTCTGACCGGCCAGGCCAGCTACATCATCGACGCGGCCAAGAAGGAGCTCTTCGCCCAGGGCGTCGACGAGAACGAATTCGAGGCCGGCGGCTGGACCGTCACCCTCGGCATCGACAAGAAGCGGCAGAAGTCGCTGGAGGGCGCGGTCAAGCAGAAGCTCACCGACGACCTCAAGCCCGACAGCCGCTCGGTCGACCGGGACGCCCAGCTCGGCGCCGCCTCGGTGGACCCCAAGACCGGTTACGTCGTGGCGCTGTACGGCGGTGCAGGCTACCCCAAGCACTACACCAACAACGCCACCCGCTCCGACTACCAGCCGGCCTCCACCTTCAAGCCGATCATCCTGGCGTCGGCCATGGAGAACCACGCGGCCACGCAGAGCGGCGTCCCGATCACCCCGAACGCGATCTACGACGGCCGCAACCGCCGTCCGGTGGTCGGCGGCACCAAGCCCTTCGCCCCGCCGAACGAGGACGAGCACACCTACGGGCGGATCACCGTTCAGACCGCGACCAACAACTCCGTCAACTCCGTCTTCGCGCAGATGGGCGCCGACGTCGGCCTGGACCAGGTCAAGAAGACCGCGGTCAGCCTGGGCATGAACGGCGCCAAGATGGACGTGCAGCCGGCCATGACGCTGGGCACCATGGGCGCCAGCCCGCTCCAGATGGCCGGGGCGTACGCCACGTTCGACAACCACGGCACGAAGGTCACCCCGACCATGGTCGTCAAGGCCGTCCACACCCAGGACGGCGTCGACAAGGAGGTCAAGCTCAAGGACCCGATCGGCGACCAGGTGCTGTCCCGGACGACGGCCGACACCATCACCTCCGTGCTGACCGGCGTGGTCGACGACGGCACCGCCTCGGAAGCGGTGAAGAACACCAGCTACAAGGCGGCGGGCAAGACCGGTACCTCCGACGACAACAAGTCGGCCTGGTTCGTGGGCTACACGCCCAAGCTGGTCACCGCGGTCGGCATGTTCGGCGAGTCGCCCAACGGCGGCAAGCAGGTCACCCTCAAGGGCACCGGCGGCGGCGGCCGGGTCAACGGCGGCGGCTACCCGGCCCGGGTCTGGGCCGACTACACCCAGGACGCGGTCGGCGACGGCGCCGGCGGCGACTTCAGCCTGGAGACCGACATGGGTGCCGCGGTGCCGCCGCCCAGCACCCCGACGCCGACCCCGTCCGCGCCGGTCACCCCGACCCCGACGCCGACCCGTACGCCGTCGGGCCCCCCGACGCCGACCGGTACCCCGTCGGACAGCGTGACCGGCCGCCCGACCGACCGGCCCACGCCGCCGACCGGCGGCACCGCGGGCGGCCCGCCGAACGGCGGCACCACCGGCAACGGGGGCACCACCGGCAATGGTGGGACCACCGGCACCGGAGGCACCACCGGCAACGGAGGCACTACCGGCAACGGAGGTACCACCGGCACTCCCGGTGGGGCCAACGGCGCCGGCGGCAACACCGTGCCGAACTTCGGCAACTGA
- a CDS encoding ABC transporter permease, whose product MGVRFAVGGGREGWIRTLLTAVGVGLGVMLLLGAASIPTMMEGRSQRGEARLPLEGDQPVPRSAATLVEAGADTNFRGDAVRGWLLRPDGDRAPTPPGVSALPGPGEMVVSPALRELINSPEGVLLRERLHFKDVGTIAPPGLIGPRELVYYAGSATLTTDDGGWRIAGFGTTVKSDPLDPALLTLLIVGCVVMLMPVAIFIATAVRFGGERRDRRLAALRLIGADVRMTRRTAAGEALFGALCGLLVGAVLFLAARQLIGGVTVWDINVFPSDVTPVPGLAALVLLAVPLCAIGVTLLALRRVGIEPLGVARDSAGRRRRLWWRLPLPLGGLALMLLNGRVTGRGAQVDPYLVAGGAALFLLGVTLLLPWAVDAAVARFRGGPVPWQLAVRRLQLSGSAAARAVSGISVAVAGAIALQLFFAAIQDDFMKVTGQDASRAQLQTTLPSHDIGSIRKMISEFRTTEGVRGVIASIDASASRPGPLRRGEEFRPSTRVTVGDCGTLRELAHTGPCKDGDVFVVKDSSGAVEADYIAKTARPGATVDFAPEDESGSPSSHPRLWTIPRSARTVESRQDPSGQMAFGLMATPGALDPKLLHQPMARAMVKIDPTVPDAVEHVRNTAARIDPRTQVYALQNTARDKQFTSLRTGLLVAATATLALIAASMLVTMVEQLRERRRLLSVLVAFGTRRATLAWSVLWQTAVPVALGLALAVAGGAGLGLALLRMAGKTAFDWSVVWPLMAAGGALVLVVTLLSLPPLWRMMRPDGLRTE is encoded by the coding sequence ATGGGGGTACGGTTCGCGGTCGGCGGCGGGCGCGAGGGGTGGATCCGCACCCTGCTCACCGCCGTGGGCGTGGGGCTGGGCGTGATGCTGCTGCTGGGCGCCGCGTCGATACCGACCATGATGGAGGGGCGGTCGCAGCGCGGCGAGGCCCGGCTGCCGCTGGAGGGCGACCAGCCGGTACCGCGCTCGGCGGCGACGCTGGTCGAGGCGGGGGCGGACACCAACTTCCGCGGCGATGCCGTACGGGGATGGCTGCTGCGGCCCGACGGCGACCGGGCACCCACCCCGCCCGGGGTGAGCGCGCTGCCGGGGCCGGGCGAGATGGTGGTCTCCCCCGCGCTGCGCGAGCTGATCAACTCGCCGGAGGGCGTGCTGCTGCGGGAGCGGCTGCACTTCAAGGACGTCGGAACGATCGCCCCGCCCGGCCTGATCGGGCCCCGCGAACTCGTCTACTACGCCGGCAGCGCCACGCTGACCACGGACGACGGGGGCTGGCGGATCGCCGGGTTCGGCACGACCGTCAAGAGCGACCCACTGGACCCGGCGCTGCTGACGCTGCTGATCGTGGGCTGTGTGGTGATGCTGATGCCGGTGGCCATCTTCATCGCGACCGCGGTCCGGTTCGGCGGGGAGCGCCGGGACCGGCGGCTGGCGGCGCTGCGGCTGATCGGCGCCGACGTCCGGATGACCCGGCGGACGGCGGCCGGCGAGGCGCTCTTCGGTGCGCTCTGCGGGCTGCTGGTGGGGGCCGTACTGTTCCTCGCGGCCCGACAGCTCATCGGCGGCGTCACCGTCTGGGACATCAACGTCTTCCCGTCCGACGTGACCCCCGTTCCGGGACTGGCGGCGCTGGTCCTGCTCGCCGTACCGCTCTGCGCGATCGGCGTCACGCTGCTCGCGCTGCGCCGGGTCGGCATCGAGCCGCTGGGCGTCGCCCGCGACAGTGCCGGGCGCCGGCGCCGGCTGTGGTGGCGACTGCCGCTGCCGTTGGGCGGGCTGGCGCTGATGCTCCTCAACGGGAGGGTCACCGGGCGCGGCGCCCAGGTCGATCCGTATCTGGTGGCGGGCGGCGCGGCGCTGTTCCTGCTGGGGGTGACGCTGCTGCTGCCGTGGGCCGTGGACGCCGCGGTGGCGCGGTTCCGGGGCGGGCCGGTGCCCTGGCAGCTGGCCGTGCGGCGGCTCCAGCTCAGCGGGAGTGCGGCGGCCCGCGCGGTCAGCGGGATCAGCGTCGCGGTGGCCGGGGCGATCGCGCTCCAGCTGTTCTTCGCCGCGATCCAGGACGACTTCATGAAGGTCACCGGGCAGGACGCGAGCCGGGCACAGCTGCAGACCACGCTGCCGTCCCACGACATCGGCTCGATCCGGAAGATGATCAGCGAGTTCCGTACGACCGAGGGCGTCCGGGGCGTCATCGCGTCCATCGACGCCTCCGCCTCCCGGCCCGGCCCGCTCCGCCGGGGCGAGGAGTTCCGCCCCAGCACCCGGGTCACCGTCGGCGACTGCGGCACCCTGCGCGAACTGGCGCACACCGGCCCCTGCAAGGACGGCGACGTCTTCGTCGTCAAGGACAGCAGCGGCGCGGTCGAGGCCGACTACATCGCCAAGACGGCACGGCCCGGCGCCACGGTGGACTTCGCCCCGGAGGACGAGTCCGGCAGTCCGTCGTCCCACCCGCGACTGTGGACCATCCCCCGGTCGGCCCGCACGGTCGAGTCCCGTCAAGACCCCTCCGGGCAGATGGCCTTCGGCCTGATGGCCACGCCGGGCGCACTGGACCCGAAGCTGCTGCACCAGCCGATGGCCCGGGCCATGGTCAAGATCGACCCGACGGTCCCGGACGCCGTCGAGCACGTCCGGAACACCGCGGCCCGGATCGATCCGCGGACGCAGGTGTACGCGCTGCAGAACACCGCCCGCGACAAGCAGTTCACCAGCCTGCGGACCGGCCTGCTGGTCGCCGCCACCGCCACCCTGGCGCTGATCGCCGCCAGCATGCTGGTGACGATGGTGGAGCAGCTGCGCGAGCGCCGCCGACTGCTGTCCGTCCTGGTCGCCTTCGGCACCCGGCGGGCCACGCTGGCCTGGTCGGTGCTGTGGCAGACCGCCGTCCCGGTGGCCCTGGGGCTGGCCCTGGCGGTGGCCGGCGGCGCCGGGCTGGGCCTGGCGCTGCTGCGGATGGCCGGGAAGACCGCCTTCGACTGGTCGGTGGTCTGGCCGCTGATGGCCGCCGGGGGCGCCCTCGTCCTGGTGGTGACGCTGCTCAGCCTGCCGCCGCTGTGGCGGATGATGCGGCCGGACGGGCTGCGCACGGAGTGA
- a CDS encoding PadR family transcriptional regulator — protein sequence MSIGHTLLGLLESGPRHGYDLKRAFDEHFGQDRPLHYGQVYSTMSRLLKNGLVEVDGVEAGAGPERKRYAITDAGITDVAQWLARPEKPEPYLQSTLYTKVVLALMTDRDAAELLDTQRAEHLRLMRGLTERKRAGDLADQLICDHALFHLEADLRWLELTAARLDKLAEAVGG from the coding sequence ATGTCAATCGGTCATACGCTGCTGGGCCTCCTGGAGTCCGGCCCCCGCCATGGCTACGACCTCAAGCGGGCCTTCGACGAGCACTTCGGGCAGGACCGCCCGCTGCACTACGGGCAGGTCTACTCCACGATGTCCCGGCTGCTGAAGAACGGCCTGGTCGAGGTGGACGGCGTGGAGGCCGGGGCGGGCCCGGAGCGTAAGCGGTACGCCATCACCGACGCCGGGATCACCGACGTCGCCCAGTGGCTGGCCCGGCCGGAGAAGCCCGAGCCCTACCTCCAGTCCACGCTCTACACCAAGGTCGTCCTGGCCCTGATGACCGACCGGGACGCCGCCGAACTCCTCGACACCCAGCGCGCCGAGCACCTGCGGCTGATGCGCGGCCTGACCGAGCGCAAGCGCGCCGGGGACCTCGCCGACCAGCTGATCTGCGACCACGCGCTGTTCCACCTGGAAGCCGATCTGCGCTGGCTGGAGCTGACCGCCGCCCGCCTGGACAAACTGGCGGAGGCGGTCGGCGGATGA